A region from the Spirochaeta thermophila DSM 6192 genome encodes:
- the infA gene encoding translation initiation factor IF-1, whose protein sequence is MTKEDAIEVEGIVREALPNTMFRVELENGHLILAHLSGKMRKYFIRIVPGDRVKVALSPYDLTRGRIIYRER, encoded by the coding sequence GTGACCAAAGAAGATGCGATCGAAGTGGAGGGGATCGTCAGAGAGGCGTTGCCCAACACCATGTTTCGAGTGGAGCTCGAGAACGGACACCTGATTCTCGCCCATCTTTCGGGAAAGATGAGAAAGTATTTCATCCGAATCGTCCCCGGTGACAGGGTGAAAGTCGCCCTCTCACCTTATGACCTCACCCGCGGAAGGATCATCTACCGGGAACGCTGA
- a CDS encoding Smr/MutS family protein — MAESFGDILREWEERERKRGGDLLHRYLDRYLPDERVVKEKEGGEGRASGSRSSNRPSTPQAVLDLHGFTREEAERRLKDFLVEARGKGYRVLLVVHGKGLHSEREPVLKKVVYRTLESCPFVGRIETAPRRWGGAGAVVAFLRQRSR, encoded by the coding sequence GTGGCGGAATCGTTCGGCGATATCCTCAGGGAATGGGAAGAGCGTGAGAGGAAGCGGGGAGGCGACCTCCTGCACAGGTACCTCGATCGTTATCTCCCCGACGAGCGTGTAGTGAAGGAGAAGGAAGGTGGGGAAGGGCGAGCCTCCGGCTCCCGTTCGAGTAACCGTCCTTCCACGCCTCAGGCCGTCCTCGATTTGCACGGTTTCACGAGGGAAGAGGCAGAGAGGCGGCTCAAGGACTTCCTCGTAGAGGCCCGGGGGAAGGGGTACAGGGTGCTCCTCGTCGTGCACGGGAAGGGCCTCCATTCCGAAAGGGAGCCGGTCCTCAAAAAAGTGGTGTACAGGACGCTCGAGTCGTGTCCCTTCGTCGGCAGGATAGAGACGGCCCCCCGCAGATGGGGCGGGGCTGGAGCCGTGGTGGCGTTCCTTCGTCAGCGTTCCCGGTAG